A region of Flocculibacter collagenilyticus DNA encodes the following proteins:
- a CDS encoding bifunctional 4-hydroxy-2-oxoglutarate aldolase/2-dehydro-3-deoxy-phosphogluconate aldolase, which translates to MEQRSWKISAADVLQQGPVVPVLVIHDIEHAVPLAKALLAGGVKVLEVTLRTECALAAITKIANEVPEAIVGAGTVTNPQQLREVEAAGAMFAISPGLTTELLEAGNESSIALIPGISSISELMQGKDLGYNEFKFFPAEASGGVKSIKSIAGPFPTIKFCPTGGINETNYKEYLALTNVDCVGGSWIAPEELIKQGEWQKITDLCKEALA; encoded by the coding sequence ATGGAGCAGCGTAGTTGGAAAATTAGTGCAGCAGATGTGTTACAGCAAGGACCTGTTGTACCCGTGTTAGTCATCCATGATATTGAGCATGCAGTACCACTTGCAAAAGCATTATTGGCAGGTGGTGTTAAGGTACTTGAAGTTACGTTAAGAACAGAGTGTGCTTTGGCAGCCATTACAAAAATAGCCAATGAAGTGCCCGAAGCTATTGTAGGCGCTGGTACTGTTACAAACCCGCAACAGCTAAGAGAAGTAGAAGCAGCTGGCGCCATGTTTGCGATAAGTCCGGGCTTAACAACCGAGTTATTAGAGGCGGGTAATGAAAGCAGCATTGCACTGATTCCAGGAATTTCATCCATTTCAGAGCTTATGCAAGGCAAAGACTTAGGCTATAACGAGTTTAAGTTTTTTCCCGCAGAGGCATCAGGCGGAGTTAAGTCCATCAAGTCTATTGCAGGACCATTCCCAACAATCAAGTTTTGCCCAACAGGCGGGATTAATGAAACTAACTACAAAGAGTATTTAGCATTAACTAATGTTGATTGTGTAGGAGGCTCGTGGATAGCCCCTGAAGAATTGATTAAGCAGGGTGAATGGCAAAAGATTACCGATTTATGTAAAGAAGCATTAGCTTAA
- a CDS encoding GNAT family acetyltransferase, translating to MDREFRLANVDDIDEILQLHLRYQIDSIDERDKQDGFITTAFNQQQLVELIAEAGLSIAILNGHIVAYAMAASWQFWSRWPMFAYMMEGLSTLEYKGQQISVENSYQYGPVCVDKHVRGCGVFEGIFAFSLSQMASRYPILVTFINKTNSRSFIAHTQKAKLDVIQEFTYNNNQYYELACLTSLKFDKGSI from the coding sequence ATGGATAGAGAGTTTCGCTTAGCAAATGTAGATGACATTGACGAAATACTACAGCTTCATTTGCGTTATCAAATAGATTCTATAGATGAACGAGATAAGCAGGATGGGTTTATTACTACTGCATTTAATCAACAGCAGCTAGTTGAGTTGATTGCTGAGGCCGGACTGTCAATTGCAATACTCAATGGTCACATTGTAGCTTATGCAATGGCAGCATCTTGGCAATTTTGGTCACGTTGGCCTATGTTCGCTTATATGATGGAAGGTTTGTCTACTTTGGAATATAAAGGCCAACAGATTAGTGTTGAAAATTCATATCAATATGGGCCTGTGTGTGTCGATAAGCATGTAAGAGGCTGCGGAGTATTTGAAGGGATTTTCGCGTTTTCATTAAGCCAAATGGCATCTCGTTACCCAATATTAGTTACCTTTATCAACAAAACGAACTCACGCTCATTCATAGCGCATACGCAAAAAGCCAAGCTCGATGTCATTCAAGAGTTTACATACAACAATAATCAATATTATGAGCTGGCTTGCTTAACCAGCCTAAAATTTGATAAGGGAAGCATTTAA
- a CDS encoding LysR family transcriptional regulator, which translates to MTFEQLKILDAIAQYHSLQKAADALHKTQPALSIAIKKLEEELQVKIIDRSGYRLALTNCGKHLYNQAKLILRQKEKLQSMAQHFAKGNETVLNVSFSKVINTTALFKCLKETQNQFPSVDYHILNDFGVGSIKELQQQRCDIAISPWLPSFQYMGDFETKHYATLKFKPVISYALYQEFEEIPNSTTDLLNIPHIIPINLEMDLDSDVVLRHAGEKVIKVNDVTILKNMILDDMGWAILPEHLIKEELANKQMKILNLQENQSDVIIEVRAIKLANKSLGPVAQHLWDAL; encoded by the coding sequence ATGACTTTTGAGCAACTTAAAATATTAGATGCTATTGCCCAGTACCACAGTCTCCAGAAGGCTGCTGATGCACTTCATAAAACACAGCCAGCATTAAGTATAGCGATAAAAAAACTAGAGGAAGAGCTTCAGGTAAAAATAATAGACCGCTCTGGCTATCGTTTAGCCTTAACTAATTGCGGAAAACACCTTTATAATCAAGCTAAATTAATTTTAAGGCAGAAAGAAAAGCTACAGTCTATGGCGCAGCATTTCGCCAAAGGTAATGAAACCGTTCTGAATGTTAGCTTCTCAAAAGTAATTAATACCACAGCATTGTTTAAGTGTTTAAAAGAGACACAAAATCAGTTTCCAAGTGTTGATTATCATATTTTGAACGACTTTGGTGTAGGAAGTATAAAAGAGTTACAACAGCAGCGTTGCGATATTGCAATTTCCCCTTGGTTGCCAAGCTTCCAGTACATGGGGGACTTTGAAACTAAGCATTATGCAACGCTAAAGTTTAAGCCTGTAATTTCTTATGCGCTGTATCAAGAATTTGAAGAAATACCTAATTCCACTACAGACTTACTCAATATACCGCATATTATTCCAATTAATTTAGAAATGGACTTAGACTCGGACGTAGTACTTCGCCACGCTGGCGAAAAAGTGATTAAAGTAAATGACGTTACAATATTAAAAAATATGATTTTAGATGATATGGGATGGGCAATTTTACCTGAACACTTAATCAAAGAAGAACTCGCCAATAAACAGATGAAAATTCTAAATCTACAAGAAAACCAATCTGACGTGATTATTGAAGTGCGCGCTATTAAACTGGCAAATAAATCATTAGGCCCTGTCGCGCAGCATTTATGGGATGCACTTTAA
- a CDS encoding efflux RND transporter periplasmic adaptor subunit produces MPLIKLFSMFVMLLLVGCSDPEVVQQEQKAKPAKLYTISSTQSDEIHNFPAIVEASDNATLAFRVSGVLSELPVRAGQQVKKGDLLAKLDPTDFVIQVEQATANFELASSQFKRSEKLLKQNLISQSMYDEAQAQLQVAKSTLDTAKKNLQYTELKAPFDGEIARTYVENFENVVAKQTVLDLQTIEQIDVAIQVPENIMANVKKGTGYQPNIIFDSFPNKVFKGTLKEWDTKSDPVTNTFRVVFSLKRPQDLNILPGMTANLKANMSEVVTTEKRFVIVPSTAIFTDTENKKHYLWVVNEQSKAEKRQVEIGELHDAGVEILSGVVGGDIVVAAGVNNIEEGMELRAWVKERGL; encoded by the coding sequence ATGCCTTTGATAAAACTGTTCAGTATGTTTGTAATGTTACTTCTTGTTGGCTGCAGCGACCCAGAAGTTGTTCAACAAGAGCAAAAAGCCAAACCTGCAAAGCTTTATACAATTTCATCAACCCAGAGTGATGAAATTCATAATTTTCCAGCAATTGTTGAGGCATCAGATAACGCGACTTTGGCGTTTAGGGTGTCAGGTGTATTAAGTGAATTACCAGTGCGTGCGGGCCAACAAGTTAAAAAAGGTGACTTATTGGCTAAGCTCGATCCAACAGACTTTGTGATTCAGGTTGAACAAGCGACAGCAAACTTTGAGTTAGCTTCTTCGCAGTTTAAGCGTTCAGAAAAGTTGTTAAAGCAGAATCTAATTTCTCAGTCAATGTACGACGAAGCGCAAGCGCAATTGCAAGTTGCCAAGTCGACATTAGATACAGCAAAGAAGAATTTGCAATACACCGAGCTAAAAGCGCCATTTGATGGTGAAATTGCACGTACTTACGTTGAGAACTTTGAAAATGTGGTCGCAAAACAAACGGTATTAGACTTACAAACAATTGAGCAAATAGACGTGGCAATACAAGTGCCAGAGAATATTATGGCAAATGTTAAAAAAGGAACAGGTTACCAGCCAAATATTATTTTTGACTCCTTTCCTAACAAAGTCTTTAAAGGCACATTAAAAGAGTGGGATACAAAGTCAGACCCTGTTACAAACACGTTTCGAGTTGTGTTTAGTTTAAAACGTCCGCAAGACTTGAATATCCTGCCGGGAATGACCGCCAACCTAAAAGCTAACATGTCGGAAGTCGTTACCACCGAAAAGCGCTTTGTAATCGTTCCGAGTACTGCGATTTTTACTGATACTGAGAATAAGAAACATTATTTATGGGTTGTGAACGAGCAAAGTAAAGCGGAAAAGCGCCAAGTTGAAATTGGTGAACTTCACGATGCTGGCGTAGAAATATTATCCGGCGTAGTGGGCGGAGATATAGTGGTTGCGGCAGGCGTCAATAATATTGAAGAAGGAATGGAGCTAAGAGCTTGGGTAAAGGAACGAGGTCTGTAA
- a CDS encoding efflux RND transporter permease subunit — protein sequence MDIARYFIKNKTTSWLVTLILLIGGLFSYFELGRLEDPQFTLKQALVITEYPGASPMQVEEEVTYRIENAIQSLPYVDNVESVSSNGLSQVMVEMKSHYRKQDLRQIWDELRRKINDLTPRLPIGASPPMVKDDFGDVFGILMMITGDGFDFREISDSVDYMRRELVLVEGVGKIDIQGKQIEQVVVEISRAKLTSLGISPQRIYSLLDTQNTVSNAGNIKLGAELIRFRPTGEFQNVAELKSLVISNPGAEELIYLGDVAEIFRDYQEIPQHILRYNGKKALSLGVSFASGVNVVDVGARINKRVNELEALLPVGINIDIVYNQPKEVENSVSGFVLNLLEAVVIVILVLLVFMGVKSGLLIGLILFITVVGSFIFMKQMDIELQRISLGALIIALGMLVDNAIVITEGILIGIKRGMSKIDAASLIVKQTKWPLLGATVIAVTAFAPIGLSSDATGEFAGSLFWVLLISLMLSWFTAITLTPFLADVLIKESDNKSDNDDPYKGIIFVAYKKILTTSLHHRALTVVFMIALLIFAVVMFGKVKQAFFPPSNTPMFLVDIWQPEGTDIRKNAEIVASVEQFLLAKENVEEASTTIGRGATRFMLTYQAQKTYPAFAQVIVRADQKESLVPLIKETRNYLTEYHPDLFFKIKRLEIGPSTDAKIEARFSGPDPKVLRELSKEAQAVLKQDNNARNIRDDWREQTKVIRPVFNEVAARRVGITKQDLDDLLLTSFSGKKVGIYRDGTTMLPIISRPPSAERLSIESLKDLQIYSPTLQRFIPITQVVSDFKVEWENPLIQRRDRKRTITVYADHDVLGEETAAKLLSRLKPKIEAIELPTGYMLEWGGEFEAAQQAQKAIFGPLPLGFLVMFVITVLLFNSAKTALSVWSTVPLAIVGVSIGLLVMGAPFGFMALLGFLSLSGMMLKNGIVLAEQINIELEENKAMTDAIYDAAVSRVRPVSMAAITTILGMIPLLFDDFFASMAVVIMFGLGFATLLTLIFMPVVYSLIYKVKYK from the coding sequence ATGGATATAGCGCGTTACTTTATTAAAAACAAAACAACGAGTTGGCTAGTTACGCTAATTCTACTAATTGGTGGCTTGTTTTCATATTTTGAACTTGGCAGATTAGAAGACCCTCAGTTCACATTAAAACAAGCACTTGTTATCACAGAATACCCTGGTGCGTCACCGATGCAGGTAGAAGAGGAAGTGACCTACCGAATTGAAAATGCCATTCAATCTTTACCGTATGTAGATAATGTAGAGTCGGTTTCTTCTAATGGGCTTTCACAAGTTATGGTTGAAATGAAAAGCCATTACCGTAAACAAGATTTACGTCAGATCTGGGATGAGCTTCGTAGAAAAATTAACGATTTAACGCCAAGGTTGCCTATTGGTGCTTCACCGCCAATGGTGAAAGATGACTTTGGTGACGTATTTGGCATTTTGATGATGATCACTGGCGATGGCTTCGATTTTAGGGAAATAAGTGATTCAGTGGATTACATGCGCCGTGAACTTGTACTGGTTGAAGGTGTAGGCAAAATTGATATACAAGGAAAACAAATAGAGCAAGTCGTTGTCGAAATTTCACGCGCTAAACTCACCTCGCTCGGTATTTCGCCACAACGTATTTATTCTCTTTTAGACACGCAAAATACAGTATCTAATGCAGGTAACATTAAACTGGGCGCTGAATTGATTCGATTTCGTCCTACTGGTGAGTTTCAGAATGTTGCAGAATTAAAAAGCTTAGTAATAAGTAATCCCGGCGCGGAAGAGTTAATATATTTAGGTGATGTAGCTGAAATATTTAGAGACTATCAGGAAATTCCTCAGCATATTTTAAGGTATAACGGGAAAAAAGCGCTGTCTCTTGGGGTGTCGTTCGCATCGGGCGTGAATGTTGTTGATGTTGGTGCGCGTATAAATAAACGTGTAAACGAACTTGAAGCCCTTCTACCTGTTGGCATAAATATCGATATTGTTTACAACCAGCCGAAAGAAGTAGAAAACTCGGTATCAGGTTTTGTACTTAACTTACTTGAAGCCGTGGTTATCGTTATTCTCGTGTTACTTGTTTTCATGGGTGTAAAGTCGGGGTTGCTAATTGGGTTAATCCTCTTTATTACGGTGGTTGGTAGCTTCATTTTTATGAAGCAAATGGATATTGAATTACAGCGTATTTCGTTAGGTGCCTTAATTATTGCGCTGGGAATGTTGGTTGATAATGCCATAGTAATTACCGAAGGTATTCTTATTGGAATTAAGCGCGGCATGTCAAAAATTGACGCAGCTTCGCTTATTGTTAAACAAACAAAGTGGCCGCTTTTAGGCGCTACCGTAATTGCTGTAACCGCGTTTGCGCCGATTGGTTTGTCGAGCGATGCAACAGGTGAATTTGCGGGTAGTTTATTTTGGGTGCTGCTAATTTCATTGATGTTAAGCTGGTTTACTGCAATCACGTTAACACCATTTCTAGCTGATGTATTAATTAAAGAGTCTGACAATAAATCAGATAATGACGATCCCTATAAAGGCATTATCTTTGTTGCATACAAAAAAATACTAACGACGTCTTTACACCACCGCGCACTTACGGTTGTGTTTATGATTGCGCTGTTAATATTCGCAGTTGTAATGTTTGGTAAAGTAAAACAAGCATTCTTTCCACCCTCTAACACGCCGATGTTTTTAGTGGATATTTGGCAACCTGAAGGCACAGACATTAGAAAAAATGCAGAAATTGTAGCATCTGTTGAACAATTTTTGCTTGCTAAAGAGAATGTTGAAGAAGCATCTACAACGATTGGTCGTGGCGCAACACGGTTTATGTTGACGTATCAAGCACAGAAAACTTATCCAGCGTTTGCGCAGGTTATTGTTCGTGCAGATCAAAAAGAAAGTTTAGTTCCATTAATAAAAGAAACTCGTAACTATTTAACTGAGTACCATCCTGATCTGTTCTTCAAAATTAAACGCTTAGAAATTGGCCCGTCAACGGATGCCAAGATAGAAGCGAGGTTTAGTGGCCCTGATCCTAAAGTACTAAGAGAGCTATCTAAAGAAGCACAGGCGGTGTTAAAGCAAGATAATAACGCAAGAAATATTAGAGACGATTGGCGAGAGCAAACAAAAGTTATTCGTCCTGTATTTAATGAAGTTGCAGCACGCAGAGTAGGGATTACGAAGCAAGACTTAGATGACTTATTATTGACAAGCTTCAGCGGCAAAAAAGTGGGTATATACCGAGATGGAACCACGATGTTGCCGATAATATCTCGTCCGCCAAGTGCCGAGCGACTTTCTATTGAAAGCCTAAAAGATTTGCAAATTTATAGTCCGACCTTACAACGATTTATTCCAATTACTCAAGTGGTTAGTGATTTTAAAGTAGAATGGGAGAACCCCTTAATTCAGCGCAGAGATAGAAAACGTACAATCACAGTGTACGCAGACCATGACGTATTAGGCGAGGAAACTGCGGCAAAATTACTTTCTCGTCTTAAACCAAAAATCGAAGCAATCGAGCTGCCAACCGGCTACATGCTAGAGTGGGGTGGTGAATTTGAAGCGGCTCAACAAGCGCAGAAGGCCATTTTTGGACCACTGCCTTTAGGCTTTTTGGTGATGTTTGTTATAACGGTTTTATTATTTAATTCAGCAAAAACAGCGCTTTCGGTGTGGTCTACAGTGCCTCTGGCAATAGTGGGTGTGTCAATTGGTTTATTAGTGATGGGGGCGCCATTTGGTTTTATGGCATTACTCGGGTTCTTGAGTCTGTCGGGAATGATGCTTAAAAATGGCATAGTATTGGCCGAGCAAATTAATATTGAGCTTGAAGAAAATAAAGCCATGACAGATGCCATTTATGATGCCGCGGTAAGTAGAGTTAGACCTGTTTCCATGGCTGCAATTACCACCATTCTTGGTATGATTCCGCTGTTATTTGACGACTTTTTTGCAAGTATGGCGGTTGTGATTATGTTTGGTTTAGGCTTTGCTACGTTGCTTACCTTAATATTTATGCCAGTGGTTTATAGCTTGATTTACAAAGTGAAATATAAATAA
- a CDS encoding MBL fold metallo-hydrolase — MKVIIIPVTPFAQNCTILICQQTNKAAVIDPGGDIDKIAAQLRNEGATLDKILLTHAHLDHVGGTIELAKLFNVDVVGPHKDDEFWLDMLPQQAQMFNFPPASVFKPNKWLAHNDTVSFGAVTLDVLHCPGHTPGHVVFYHSSSKLLIVGDVLFKGSIGRTDFPKGDHATLIASIKNNLFSLPDDVTFLPGHGPQSTLGHEKQTNPYLQQSTHFG, encoded by the coding sequence ATGAAAGTTATTATTATACCTGTTACACCTTTTGCTCAAAATTGCACCATTCTTATTTGCCAACAAACTAATAAAGCCGCAGTTATCGACCCCGGCGGTGATATTGATAAGATTGCGGCTCAGCTACGTAATGAAGGTGCTACATTAGATAAAATATTACTCACACACGCGCACCTTGATCATGTTGGTGGCACCATTGAGCTTGCTAAGTTATTTAACGTAGACGTAGTCGGCCCGCATAAAGATGACGAATTTTGGTTAGACATGCTGCCCCAGCAAGCACAAATGTTTAATTTTCCACCTGCAAGTGTTTTTAAACCAAACAAGTGGCTTGCCCATAACGATACGGTTTCGTTTGGAGCTGTTACGTTAGACGTGCTTCATTGCCCGGGGCATACACCCGGCCATGTTGTGTTTTACCACTCAAGTAGCAAATTATTAATTGTTGGTGATGTGTTATTTAAAGGTTCGATAGGGCGTACTGACTTTCCGAAAGGTGATCACGCAACACTAATTGCATCAATTAAAAACAATTTATTTAGTTTGCCTGACGACGTAACATTTTTACCGGGACACGGGCCGCAATCAACATTAGGGCACGAAAAGCAAACTAACCCCTATTTACAGCAGTCTACTCACTTTGGGTAG
- a CDS encoding trans-sulfuration enzyme family protein yields MSDDKNLAFSTRVIHGGQSVDPTTGAVMPPIYTSSTYAQSSPGEHQGFEYSRSHNPTRFAYERCIANLEEGKAGYAFGSGMAATSTILEILDAGSHIIAMDDLYGGTYRLLENVRKRTAGHDVTYVDLTDMNALEAAMTPATKMVWLETPSNPMLKMVDIERVSALAKKINPSVIVVVDNTFATPYNQKPLNQGADIIMHSATKYINGHSDMVGGMVVVGDNDELVEQMTYLQNAIGAVAGPFDSYLALRGVKTLALRMKQHNQSAMEIAQWLESHDAVEKVIYPGLASHPQHELAKTQMTGFGGMISFFVKGDLEVARKFLENLSIFALAESLGGVESLIEHPAIMTHASIPPAQRQELGIHDNFIRLSVGVEDTQDLMNDLDNAFKAAVK; encoded by the coding sequence ATGAGTGATGATAAAAATTTAGCGTTTTCAACACGCGTGATTCACGGTGGTCAAAGCGTCGACCCAACGACTGGCGCAGTAATGCCTCCTATTTATACAAGTTCTACATATGCTCAATCTAGCCCAGGCGAGCATCAAGGATTTGAATATTCTCGCTCACATAATCCTACTCGATTTGCGTACGAAAGATGTATAGCTAACCTTGAAGAAGGTAAAGCAGGTTACGCATTTGGTTCAGGTATGGCGGCTACGTCAACGATTTTAGAGATTCTAGATGCTGGTTCGCACATTATTGCGATGGATGACTTGTATGGCGGTACTTACCGCTTGCTAGAAAACGTTAGAAAACGTACGGCAGGTCATGACGTTACCTACGTTGATCTAACTGATATGAATGCGTTAGAAGCGGCAATGACACCTGCTACTAAAATGGTTTGGCTAGAAACACCATCAAACCCAATGTTAAAAATGGTAGACATTGAACGCGTAAGTGCACTAGCTAAAAAGATTAATCCAAGTGTGATTGTTGTAGTAGATAACACATTTGCTACGCCTTATAACCAAAAACCATTGAACCAAGGTGCAGACATTATTATGCACTCAGCAACCAAGTACATTAATGGCCATTCAGATATGGTTGGCGGTATGGTTGTTGTAGGTGATAACGATGAACTAGTAGAGCAAATGACTTACTTGCAAAATGCCATAGGTGCAGTTGCAGGGCCGTTTGATAGTTACTTGGCATTACGTGGTGTTAAAACGTTAGCACTTAGAATGAAACAACATAATCAAAGCGCAATGGAAATTGCTCAGTGGTTAGAAAGCCATGACGCGGTTGAAAAAGTGATTTATCCTGGTTTAGCTTCTCATCCACAACATGAACTTGCTAAAACACAAATGACGGGCTTTGGTGGAATGATTTCCTTTTTTGTAAAAGGTGATCTTGAAGTAGCACGCAAGTTTTTAGAAAACTTGTCAATTTTTGCCTTAGCAGAAAGCCTAGGTGGTGTAGAAAGTTTAATTGAACACCCTGCAATTATGACGCACGCTTCAATTCCTCCTGCTCAACGTCAAGAGTTAGGTATACATGATAACTTTATTCGCTTATCGGTAGGTGTAGAAGATACACAAGATCTAATGAATGATTTAGATAACGCATTTAAAGCAGCTGTAAAATAA
- a CDS encoding YkgJ family cysteine cluster protein has protein sequence MECRLGCGACCIAPSISSSIPGMPNGKKAGERCVQLDENNLCLLFGKKERPKVCGMFSASLDICGTTNAEALYNIEVLEAMT, from the coding sequence ATGGAATGTCGATTAGGATGTGGCGCTTGCTGTATCGCACCTAGTATTAGCTCTTCGATTCCTGGTATGCCAAATGGTAAGAAAGCTGGAGAGCGCTGTGTTCAGCTTGATGAAAATAATTTATGTCTTTTATTTGGAAAAAAAGAAAGGCCTAAGGTTTGCGGTATGTTTAGCGCTTCATTAGACATATGTGGAACCACAAATGCTGAAGCGCTATACAATATTGAAGTGCTAGAGGCTATGACCTGA
- a CDS encoding DUF2066 domain-containing protein: protein MALLLIFCTSLFFKHAYAVEVTALYDAKVPIKSQARDARRVAYQDALKQVLVKLSGDYSVLELPEIKSEIKNVTDYLLKFQFKQDDNQQMLYAEFEVDKVNRLLLKAGANLWGTRRPLAVIWLAIEEGEQRLTVSEDSFPILVKQLKSGAERRGLPVTIPLMDLTDISTVTITDIWGRFYEPLQQASERYGAESIVSARMYPAKDENARGSQWTLEWTIYQQDKRVTNTIEGDRFSLLNELPEALADYYAQEYSIKADSYDRDRVVNVTIYNLHSVADLIYAERILNSFSSIGRTKLVSRYQDHAVFEIDLVGLPMDFVQALDLDSKFEKIFDPLADQSEQQLIEYRWVK from the coding sequence GTGGCTTTACTACTAATTTTTTGCACAAGTCTGTTTTTTAAACATGCTTATGCAGTAGAGGTAACTGCGTTGTATGACGCTAAAGTACCTATTAAAAGTCAAGCGCGCGATGCAAGAAGAGTGGCATATCAAGATGCGCTAAAACAAGTGCTGGTTAAGCTAAGCGGTGATTATAGCGTTTTAGAGCTACCTGAAATTAAATCTGAAATTAAAAACGTGACAGATTACCTACTAAAATTTCAATTTAAGCAAGACGATAATCAACAAATGCTATATGCGGAGTTTGAGGTTGATAAAGTCAATCGATTATTGCTAAAAGCCGGAGCAAACCTGTGGGGGACTCGACGTCCACTCGCTGTTATTTGGTTGGCGATTGAAGAGGGTGAGCAGCGCTTAACGGTGTCTGAAGATAGTTTCCCCATATTAGTAAAACAGCTTAAAAGTGGCGCAGAGCGAAGAGGTTTGCCTGTTACCATTCCTCTTATGGATTTAACCGATATAAGTACCGTAACCATTACAGATATATGGGGGCGCTTTTATGAGCCGCTTCAGCAAGCTTCAGAGCGTTATGGTGCTGAATCGATAGTTAGTGCAAGAATGTATCCGGCAAAAGATGAAAATGCCCGGGGCAGTCAATGGACGCTAGAATGGACTATTTACCAACAAGACAAGCGTGTAACGAATACTATTGAAGGTGACAGATTCAGTTTGTTAAATGAGTTACCAGAAGCACTAGCAGATTACTACGCACAAGAATATTCAATTAAAGCTGACTCGTATGATCGCGACCGAGTCGTTAATGTAACAATTTATAATCTACATTCGGTTGCAGATTTGATTTATGCAGAACGCATTTTAAATAGCTTTTCTTCTATTGGCCGTACAAAACTGGTATCACGTTACCAAGACCATGCGGTATTTGAAATCGATTTGGTTGGTTTACCAATGGACTTTGTTCAGGCGTTGGATTTAGATAGCAAGTTCGAAAAAATATTTGATCCATTGGCTGATCAGTCAGAACAGCAGTTGATTGAATATCGGTGGGTGAAGTAA
- the hda gene encoding DnaA regulatory inactivator Hda produces the protein MPQPQQIALPVTLPDDETFTSYWPAGNEVVVDHLKNSLNQQHAFSFTYLYGSHAVGKSHLLYASCVKAQEKGLSNMLLPMSQLINMSTDVLAGLQNLDLVCIEQFELIEGNKHWEQAMFNLFNSLNYPSKTLLIASAKPVDSLDIKLKDLTSRLKWGTTFQINPLSDEQKALAIQHRASLRGLELSEESAAFLINRLDRNMTSLIETLDKLDRISMQKQRKLTIPFIKDELSL, from the coding sequence ATGCCTCAGCCGCAACAAATCGCGTTACCCGTAACGCTGCCAGATGATGAAACGTTTACCAGTTATTGGCCTGCTGGTAATGAAGTTGTGGTTGATCACTTAAAAAACAGCCTAAACCAGCAACATGCCTTTAGTTTTACTTATTTGTATGGTTCGCACGCGGTGGGTAAATCACACTTACTTTACGCTAGTTGCGTAAAGGCACAAGAAAAGGGCCTTTCAAATATGTTGTTGCCAATGTCGCAACTAATTAATATGTCGACGGATGTGCTAGCTGGCCTACAAAACTTAGATTTAGTGTGTATTGAACAATTCGAACTGATTGAAGGGAACAAGCATTGGGAACAAGCAATGTTTAACTTGTTCAATAGTTTAAATTATCCTAGTAAAACATTGTTAATTGCATCAGCGAAACCGGTAGATAGTTTAGATATTAAATTAAAAGATTTAACGTCGCGGTTAAAATGGGGAACAACATTTCAGATTAACCCATTAAGCGACGAGCAAAAGGCATTAGCAATTCAGCACCGCGCTTCATTAAGAGGGCTTGAATTATCAGAGGAGTCTGCCGCTTTTTTAATTAATCGACTTGATAGAAATATGACCAGTTTAATTGAAACATTAGACAAGCTAGACCGTATTTCAATGCAGAAACAACGAAAACTGACAATTCCTTTTATAAAAGACGAACTTTCACTATAA